The segment CGGCTTTTTTATTTTTGGCGAAGTATTTCCGCCATACCCTCGGGGGAATATGGCTAAGCTGTTAATGCGCTTGCATGGCATGCAAGAGGTCAGGGTTAGCTCCCGCAAACCTTCGCCAACAGCGCGGAAATCACGCAGTAATCAAAGTCGCCTCGAGCGGCTTTTTTTATTTTGGCGAAGTATTTCCGCCATACCCTCGGGGGAATGTGGCGTAGGTCGGATTAGCGCAGCGTAATCCGACAATACCGTCGACTCAAATCAACATCCATATATATCGCACGAGCATCTTCTGCCCCATAGGGAGATCCCTGTAAATAAGATGGAAAATAAAATCCCCGGTAGTTGATTTCGTGAATCACCCCGTGCTATACTTCGCGCACGCTTTTTTGAGGGGCCAAGCAAAGCCTTCAACGAAGAGTCCGCTGAGAGTAAAGCCAGCACAGGTCCCCATCGTCTAGAGGCCTAGGACATCACCCTTTCACGGTGAGTACAGGGGTTCGAATCCCCTTGGGGACGCCAGGATTTAGTTGTAAAGTAAGAGTGCAGTGCTGAACGGGCCTGACAAGTCAGGCTTTTTTTGTTTCTGCCATATTGCTGCAGTACCGGGTCAGGATGCAAAGTAGTGCATTCAGGACAGATTTCTGTCCCCATCGTCTAGAGGCCTAGGACATCACCCTTTCACGGTGAGTACAGGGGTTCGAATCCCCTTGGGGACGCCAGATTCGCAAGTAGCAACAGGTCGGGATGCAAAGCAGCGCATCCAGGACAGATTTTCTGTCCCCATCGTCTAGAGGCCTAGGACATCACCCTTTCACGGTGAGTACAGGGGTTCGAATCCCCTTGGGGACGCCAGACCGGCTGAATCAGCCAACAAAAAAGCCGCCTGGTAACAGTGCGGCTTTTTTGTTATGGGCCGCCATGTCACGTTTTTCTCTTCTCCTTTGAATATGCCATTAGCTACCGATCGCGCGCCATCCCTGGCCATTTTCTGCAAAGTCGTCGACAACTACGGCGATATCGGCATTTGCTGGCGCCTCGCGCGGCAGTTGAGCGGCGAGCACGGCGTGGCCGTCGCCCTGTGGGTCGACGATCTTGTCAGCTTTCAGCGCATTTGCCCCGCGATCGACGTGGCAGCCGAAGCGCAGCAGGTGTCCGGCGTCACGATACGCCACTGGCGCGGCCAGGATGGCGTGTTTGCGCCTGCCGATATCGCCGATATCGTCATCGAGTTCTTTGCCTGCGACATTCCGCCCGGCTATATCGCCGCCATGGCGCAGTGTTCGCCGCAGCCCGTGTGGCTGAACCTGGAAGGCTTGACGGCGGAAGAGTGGGTCGAGGGTTGCCATGCGCTAACGTCGCCGCGCCACGGCATGATCAAGCATTTCTTCTTCCCCGGCTTCACGGATAAAACGGGTGGCTTGCTGCGCGAAGCGGCGCTCGACGAGCGGCGGCTGGCGTTCCAGTCCGATGCCGCCGCCATGGCGGCATTCCTCGGGCAATTCGGCGTGACGGCGGCGGACATGCGCGCCTTGAAAGTGTCGCTGTTCTGCTATCCATCGGCTCCCGTCGCCGAGCTGTTTGCTGCCTGGCAGGCGGGCAGCGAGCCCATCACGTGCCTGGTGCCGGAAGGCGTCGCGTTCGATGCCGTTCAGGCGTTTATCGGCGACGATGCGGCGGTGCCCGGTGCGACGCGCACGCGCGGCGCGCTTACCGTGCGCGTGCTGCCTTTCGTGCCGCAGGACGATTACGACCGCCTGTTGTGGGCTTGCGACGTGAACCTGGTGCGCGGCGAGGACTCGTTCGTGCGCGCGCAATGGGCGGGCCAGCCCTTTCTCTGGCATATCTATTTGCAGGATGAAAACTTGCATCACGTGAAATTGCGCGCCTTCCTGCAACGCTATGCGGCGGATGCGGACGGCCCCATCGACAGCCTGGTGCAGGCGGCGCTGGCCTGGAATGGCGCCAGCGCGGACGCCTTGCCGTGGGCGCAGCTGTGGCCCGCATTGCAGGCCGATCTGCCGCGCATCCGGGCGCGCGCGCACGACTGGCAGCGGCAGATGCAGGCTAATGGCGATCTGGCAAGTAACCTGCTGGCGTTCGCTGGCGCGACGAGATAGGCGCTTGCCCAAAATTAAGGTAAAATGCCCGGTTATTTCTAACGTATTTTTAACCGATCAAACGCAAGCTTGCGGCGCTGATGGCGCACAGGCGGCAGATGGTCTTCATGCAACCCACTTTTTACGTACATTCCTATGAAACCCGCAAAAGAAATTCGTGTTGGCAATATCATCATGGTCGACAGCAAGCCAATGATCGTGTTGCGTTCTGATGTCAACGGTTCGAGCCGCACGGGCTTCACCTACAAATGGAAGATGAAAAATCTTCTGACGAACACCCCGATGGAAAACGTGTTCCGCGGCGACGACAAGTTCGACGTTGTTGTTCTGGATAAAAAGCCAGTGACGTATTCGTACTTCGCCGACCCGCTGTTCGTGTTCATGGACACCGAGTACAACCAGTACGAAATCGAAGAAGAAAACCTGGGCGAAGCGCTGAACTACCTGAAAGATGGCATGGAATGCGAAGCCATTTTCTACGACGGCAAAGCGATCTCCGTTGAACTGCCGACGACCATCGCCCGTCAAGTGGTGTACTCGGAGCCAGCGGTCAAGGGCAACACCTCGGGCAACGTCCTGAAAGAAGCCAAGATCGAAAACGCCATCGACGCGCACCGCCACACCGTGCAAGTGCCGCTGTTCGTGGCACAGGACGACGTCATCGAAATCGACACCCGCACCAACGAATACAAGCGTGTCGTACGCAACTGATTTGCTTCAGTGCCGGACCGCCAAGAAACGCTGCCTTCGGGCAGCGTTTTTTTTTGCTTGGAAAATAATTCCTTATCACAACTATTAGCTTGCAAGGACTGCTATGCTACGGCTAGCACATTATTGCGTTAGAAACATTGAGGTTTCCTGGAGATACGATGCAGCGCAGTCAGATGTTACGCAGTGGCGCGTCCCGGAGCGTGTCGCGCCCCGTACTGGCCCGTGCCACGGCGCCGGCCAGCCCCATGGCCCATCTGCTCGACGCCGGCGTCTTGCCGCAACAGCAGATGATGCAGGCAGGCAAACTCAGTTCCCATGCGCTGACGTCGCAATACCTGGCCCGCATCCGCTCCCTGTGCAGCATTGGCGCGCGCGCCTATCCCGGTATTGAAATCAACCCCGACGCCTTGAAAATTGCCCTGGAAATGGACCGCGAGCGGCAAGTGCGCAAGGTGCGCGGCCCCTTGCACGGCATCCCCATCGTCTTGCGCGACAATATCGCCACGGGCGACCGCATGAAGACGCGCACGCAGGCACCCCTGGCCATGCATGCCAGCTGCGATTCCTTCGTGGCGGCCCGCTTGCGCGCGGCCGGCGCCGTCATCATCGGCAAAAGCAATCTGCGCCAGTGGGCCGCCGTCAGCGTGCCGCATGCCAGTGCCAGCTGGGCCGGACTCACCATCCTGGCCGTTGACAGCGCGGCGGACGGCGCCATCGTCGCGCCGGCTTCAAACTGCGGCCTGGTCGCCATCAAGCCCACGGGCAGGGCCGCTGGCGGGCAGGGCGGCGAACCAGCCATTGCCGGACCGATGGCGCCCAGCGTGCGCGAGGCGGCCTGGCTGTTCGCGGCCTTGAGCGGCGAGCGCCTGGCCGATGGCGTGGTGTTGGACGCCGCCGGCTTGCACGGGCGCCACATCGGCGTGGCGCGCAGCCTGTTCGGCCTGTGTGCCGGCACCGATGCCGTGATTGGGCAGGCGCTGCTGGTGTTGCGCGAACAGGGCGCCGAACTGGTCGAGCTGCCGTGCGCCACCGGGCCTGGCGGCATCGACGCGCTGCTGCGCCTGCATGGACTCGATGCGCTGGTGGGCCCGACCTGCCACGGCGTAGCACAGCCGCAGTCCGACTTGCCGCATATCACGGTACCTGCCGGCGTGGTCGGGGGCTTGCCGGTTGGCTTGTCCTTCATCGGCCCTGCCCACGGCGACATGCCGCTCATCGCGATGGCGTATGCCTACGAGCAGGCGACTTTGCACCGGCGCACGCCCGCACTGCCATCGAGCATCACCCTGGCGCTGGGCCGACCATGACGATTCCTTTGTTTTCTATCGATAAACTATGCTTGCAACCTTGCTGCTGAGTGCGGCCGTGGCCGCCACCCCGACTCCTTTCGATGCCGAACAGCTGTCCGGCAGCTGGTCCGACAGCGTCAATACGAATAGTGTGTGCGAAGAAGCGCGCCACTTCACGCGCATGCAGCTGTCCGACGATCACCAGCGGCTGGCGATCTTCAACGACCGTACGTGGAAAAGCAAGCTGGGCGAAACCAACCGCTTTGCCGCGACGGTCGTGGCGGAAACGGAGCGCAGCCTGACGTTACGCTATGACAATGAAACCCGCCTCAATGCCGCCGGCAAGCTGGTGGAATGGCAATTGATCATCGTCGCGCCCGGCGTGTACCGCTGGCGCGAGACGGGCTGGCCGGAAGGCAAGGTCAACGGCGTGGTCGGCATCCGCTGTTCTCCCTGAGGCGCGCGCACAAGCATGCCATTCTGCTATGCTGCCCGCATTACACGATGCTTTTAGGAGATTGCATGTCCGTACGTTTGCTCTTGCCCCTGTTCCTGGGCGCCGCCGTGGCGCTGGCCGCCACGCCGGCGCAAGCGCGTACGCCCAAACTGTCGCTGATCGAGCAGGCGCAAAGTTGCGACGGCGGCGCTACCTGTCCGTATTTTCCCGACGTCTACAAGGCGGACTACGCCTTTCGCAAGGCTTTTAATGTCGGCTTGAAAAAGGCGGGCCTGAAGCGGCAGCGCTGGGTGCCCGATGGCGTGGCCAGCCCGCTCAAGCCGGTCGAGATCGACGGCAAGGCGCGCCTGCTGAGCAGCGTCTGCGAACCGCACAATTGCGGCCACCGCTATTCGATTTTGTACGACCCGGCCGCGCGCAGCATGACGGGCGTGTACATGGGCAGCGATGGCAAGGGCGGCGTGCGCACCGTCTACTTCGGCGAGCCCAGCATCGCGGAAGCCGAACTGCTGTACAAGAACTGATGCACGCGCCACTGCACATTTCCAGCGAGCGCGACGCACTGGACGTGCCCATGATCCACCGCTACCTGAGCGAGCAGTCGTACTGGAAGCGTGGCGTGGCGCTGGAAACCGTGCGCAAGGGGATCGCCAACGCCCTGTGTTTCGGCGGCTATGTGGATGGACAGCAAGTGGCATTCGCCAGGGTCATTACCGACTACACGGATTTTGCCTACCTGCGCGACGTGTTCGTTCTGCCTGCCTTCCAGGGCAGGGGATATGGCAAGCAGATGGTGGCCGCCGTGCTCGATGATGCGCGCTTGCGCGATGTCGCCTGGATGCTGGGCACCGACGATGCGCACGGCTTATATGCAAGCTTTGGGTTTGCGCCGCTGGAGGCGCCGCAAAAGTACATGCGCCGCCCGCGTCAGGAGGATTATCAAAAAAATAGTTAATTCCGCGATAACCATTAATATTGTTGCATGAGATTAATATTGCCTTGATAATGACAATATGTCATTATGCGCGCTCTGCTGCAGTTGCGCAGCCGTACTTTGCTGGTGTTTTGCCTTGCCATCGCCATACGGCGAGGGCGAGCTCAATGAGCGGTCTGACTGGTCGTCCCCTGGGTACGTTTTTTTGACAATGTAAAGGAATACATCATGAAACAATATGGCGCCGAATTTCTCGGCACGTTCTGGCTGGTACTGGGCGGTTGCGGCAGCGCCGTGCTGGCCGCCGCTTTTCCCGGCCTTGGCATCGGCTTTGTCGGCGTGGCGCTGGCGTTTGGCCTGACGGTGCTGACCATGGCTTACGCCATCGGGCACATCTCGGGTTGCCACCTGAATCCCGCCGTCTCGATCGGCCTGTGGGCCGGCGGCCGTTTCCCTGCCAACCAGTTGCTGCCATATATCATCGCGCAAGTGCTGGGCGCCATCGTGGCCGGCGGCGTGCTGTACGTGATCGCCAGCGGCCAGGCCGGTTTCGATGTCAGCAAGGGCTTTGCCTCGAACGGCTTCGGCGCCCATTCGCCGGGCGGCTATTCGATGCTGTCGGCGCTGGTCATTGAAATCGTGCTGACGATGTTCTTCCTGATCGTCATCCTGGGCGCCACCGACAAGCGCGCCCCGGCCGGCTTCGCCCCGCTGCCGATCGGCCTCGCGCTGACCCTGATCCATTTGATCAGCATCCCCGTCACCAACACTTCCGTCAACCCGGCCCGCAGCACGGGCGTGGCCCTGTACGTGGGCGACTGGGCGACGAGCCAGCTGTGGCTGTTCTGGCTGGCACCGATCATCGGCGCCTTGCTGGGTGCGCTGGCCTACCGCCTGATCGCCGGCGAGAAGGAATAAGCGTAGGTCGGCTTGGCCCGCAGGGCGCAAGCCGACATTGCTGGCAGACGATTTGACGAAAGCAGCCTGCGGGCTGCTTTTTTCGTTTACTCCGCAGCGCGCCACTCGCTCAGGTAGTGCTGCGGTGTGCGGCCCAGGATGCGGCGGAACATGGCGCTGAAGGCGCTGGGGCTGGCGTAGCCCAGCGCATAGGCGATGGCCGCCACGCCTTCGCCCCGGTCCAGGCGGCAGAAGGCCTCGGCCAGGTGCACTTGCTGCAGCCATTGGCGGTAGTGCAGACCGGTTTCCTTGGGAAATAAACGGATCAGGGTACGCGCGCTGGCGCCCGCATCCTGCGCCCAGTCCTCGATGCTGCGCCTGCTGCCGGGCGCGTCCATGATGGCCGAGCACACGGCCACCAGGCGGCGGTCGCGGGGCCACGGTATGGCGAGGGGCACGGTATCGGCCGCCGCCAGTTCCGACAGGATCAGGTGCGCCAGCCAGTCGCCGCGCCCCGCCAGCGCATATTCGACCGGTTCGGCCAGCAAGGCCAGGATCAGCTCGCGCAGCAGCCGGCTCACTTCCAGCACCTTGCAATCGTCGCCATATTGGGCCGCCACTTGCGCATCGATGTACACGGTGCGCATGCTCAGTTCGCTCAAGATGTGGACTTCATGCACGATGCCCACGGGGATCAGCAGGGCGCGCCGTGGCGGCAACATCCACACGCCATGCTCGGTGGACACGCGCATCACGCCTTCCGTCGCATACAGCAGTTGCGCCCGCACATGGCTGTGCGGGGCCGTATATTCGCCCGCCGCATATTGCCGGGACATGGCCGTCACGGGGCGCGGCACATGCTGGTAGTCGTGCGAGCTGGTGCTGCGGCTGAACGGCACGCCATCGGGATGGGTCTGGACGAGTGCTTGGGTGTACATGCTGGGGTTCACTTGGTTGTCACTTGGGCGACGATTATTGGAAGTTATCAGTTCAGTGACCATACTATACTGGCTTCTTTGCCGGGCCGCCCGCCGTGCCCGATTATTGCGGATGACACATGCACACAACTACAACTGCTCCAGCATTGGCCAAGTCCGTGCCGGCGGCTCCCTCGCTTCATAGTTCCCAACAACAATCCGGTCTGGCCATGCACATCCTGGGCGCCGTCGCCTTCGTGCATTTGCTCAATGACTTGATCCAGGCATTATTGCCGTCGATTTATCCGATGCTGAAAGCCGAGTTTTCACTCAGTTTTACCCAGGTCGGCCTCATTACCCTGACGTTCCAGTGCACGGCCTCGTTGCTGCAGCCCTGGATCGGCTTGTACACGGACCGCCGTCCGCTGCCATTCCTGCTGCCCGTCGGCATGTGCTTTACCCTGGCCGGCGTGCTGATGCTGTCCGTCGTCTCGACCTTCCCGACCCTGCTGATCGCCGCTGGCCTGATCGGCGTCGGCTCGTCGACCTTCCACCCGGAAGCGTCGCGCGTGGCGCGCATGGCCTCGGGCGGGCGCTATGGCTTTGCCCAGTCGCTGTTCCAGGTGGGCGGCAACGTCGGTTCCGCCCTGGGTCCGTTGCTGGCGGCCGCCGTCATCGTGAACCGCGGCCACGGCAATGTCGCCTGGTTCGGCCTGCTGGCCGTGCTGGCCATCGGCGTGCTGTACAAGGTCAGTCACTGGTACAGCGGCCACCTGGCCAGCTTCAAGCCGAAGACGGGCGGTCATGGACCGAACCTGTCGCGCAACAAGGTGATGGGCGCGCTGGGCGTGCTGGCCCTGCTGGTGTTCTCGAAATACATCTACATGGCCAGCCTGTCGAGCTACTACACGTTCTACCTGATCGACAAGTTCCACCTGTCGCTCGGCGATGCCCAGTTGTATTTGTTCCTGTTCCTCGCCGCCGTGGCGGCCGGCACCTTCATGGGCGGCCCCATCGGCGACCGCATCGGCCGCAAGCGCGTGATCTGGATTTCCATCCTGGGCGCCGCGCCATTTACCCTGCTGCTGCCCTACGTCGACCTGTTCTGGACGGCCGTGCTGACGGTGATCATCGGCTTCGTGATTTCATCCGCGTTTTCCGCCATCGTCGTCTTCGCGCAGGAACTGGTGCCGGGCAAGGTGGGCATGATCGCGGGGATATTCTTTGGCCTGATGTTCGGCGTGTCCGGCATCGCGGCCGCCGCCATGGGCCATCTGGCCGACGTGGCGGGCATCGCCTATGTGTACAAAATCTGCTCCTACCTGCCGCTGCTGGGCATATTGACGGTGCTGCTGCCGCATATCGAGCAGGCGAAAAAGTAAGCTGGTGTCGCGGGTGGGCTTGACGGCCCGCCCGCGCGCATGCGATATTGTCTCCATGATCTCTTCCATACTCCATCCAGTCCCTGCACGCCGCGCCGCCGCTGCGCTGTGTCCGTGTATCTGGCTTCGCGAGGATGCGGCCCGGCGCCGTTAAACTTTTCATTCCTCATTCCGATGGCCACAGCGTTGAAAAACCTGTGGCCATTTTCTTTTTCCGCAACGCGCATGAAAGTCCCGCATGACACTACATTTGTACGACACGTATAGCCGCAGCCTGCGGCCCTTCGAAACCATCGCCCCGGGGCAGGCGGGCCTGTACGCCTGCGGTCCCACCGTCTACGATTACGCGCATATCGGCAACCTGCGCACCTATCTGTTCGTCGACGGCTTGCGCCGCGCGCTCGAATTCAACGGCTTGCAGGTGCGCCACGTGATGAACATCACGGACGTGGGCCATCTGACGTCGGATGCCGATAGCGGCGACGACAAGATCGCGGCGCGCAGCGCCCGCAGCGGCAAGTCGGCCTGGGATATCGCCGCTGAATTTACCCGCGCGTTCGAGGGCGATCTGCGCCAGCTCAATATCCTGCCGCCCACCGTCTGGTGCCGCGCCACGGACCACATCGCCGAGCAGATCGCCTTCATTCTCGACCTGGAAGCGAAGGGCTATACCTACCGCACGGATGACGGCATCTATTTCGACACGACGCGCCAGGACAGTTATGGCAAACTGGCGCGCCTGAACCGCGACGGCCTGCAGGCGGGCAAAAGGGTGGACTTGGGCGAGAAGCGCGACATCTGCGACTTCGCGCTGTGGAAGTTCAGCGGCGTGCCGGGACAGCGGCAAATGGAGTGGGACAGCCCGTGGGGCCTGGGTTTCCCCGGCTGGCACATCGAATGCTCGGCCATGGCGGAAAAGCACCTGGGGACATATTTCGACATCCATTGCGGCGGGGAAGACCACGTGGCCGTCCACCACAGCAACGAGATTGCGCAAACGGAAGCGCGCCATGGCACGCGCCTGGCCAACTTCTGGCTGCACGGCGCCTTCCTGAAAACACAGGATGCGAAGATGTCGAAATCGTCGGGCGATTTTTTACGCTTGCACAGCCTGGTGGAGCAGGGCGTCGATCCGCTGGCCTACCGCTACCTGTGCCTGGGCGCGCACTACCGCAGCAGCCTCAATTTCACGGACGCAGCGCTGCGCGCCGCCGCCAGCGGTTTGGCGCGCCTGCGCGTCGCCGTGCATGGCCTCGGCGACGCGCAGGGTGAGGCCGATTCCGTGTGGCTGGCGCGCTTTGCGGCGCAGGTCAACGATGACCTGAACTTTCCGCGCGCGCTGGCCGCGGCCTGGGAGCTGCTGAAAAGCGGGCTGCCGGACGCCGTCAAAAAGGCCACCATGGTCCGTTTCGATGCGGCCCTGGGGCTCGATCTGCTGGCCTGGCGGCCGGTGCAGGTGGAAGTGCCGCAGCCGGTGCAGGCGTGGATGGCGGAACGGGCCATCGCCCGCGCGCAGCGCCAGTGGGCCGAGGCGGACCGCCTGCGCGCACTGGCGCGCGCGGCCGGCTATGACATCGACGATACGCCGCAGGGGCAACAGGCGCGGCCTTTGTGAAGATGTCCGGCATAATGGCTGCTTGATGACACTGGAGATGCCGTGAAGCGCCGTTTGCTGCTATTGAGTTGTTGCCTTGCCTTTTCTGCCGCGCAGGCGGCCAGCGAATGTCCGGGCTTTCCCGCGCTGGCCACCTCCGGCGAGACGCTGCTGGCGCAAGTGCGCGCGCTGCCGCCCGTCGGCATCGACCGCGAACGGCAGGCGTGCGCGCCGGCGACCGTCATCGATTTCGCCTACAGCGGCGGGGTGCTGTGCAGTTTTGGCGCGGGCAAGGAAGCCGTGGAGGCGGCGACATCCGCCGTCACGCGCCTGGCAGATGGCGGTGAGCTGGTCGAATACCTGTATCTGTTCCCGTATGCGCCGGCCACGCATGCGCGTTTGCTGGCGCTGCTGGCCGCGCGTTTTACGCTGGTCGACAGGGCGGCCTGGCCCGCCTTCCTGCAGGGGGCCAGGCCGGGCAAGGAAACCACGGCCCTGTTCACGCATGGCGGCTTTTATATTTCGCTGGGCAAGCCCACCGAAGACGATCCTGCCGCATGGTATTCGAATGTGATCTTTGAAAAGGTCGACAAGCCTGCACTGGGCGTGCGCAAGGTGTGCAAGGAAGATCGCGATGGCTGAAGCGGATGCCTTTCCGGCGGCACTGGCCAGCACGGTGGCGCAGCTGTTGCCTGCGCTGGCAGATGGCCAGTTGCATGCGCCCGTTTGGCCATTTTCGGTATGCCAGGAAGGGGAAGCCTTGCGCATCCCCTCGCGCACATATTATGACAGCGAGCAGCTGCTGGCCTGTGCCCGGCTGCCCGGCGACGCAGGCGTGATCGCCCTGTGCCTGGGCGCGCGCCACCACGACGGCCATGTGCGCGAAGCGTGTGCAAGGCAGTTATTGTTGCAGGAGCGGGCGTGGACGGTGCCGTTTGTCGTGCACCTGTGCGGCGAATACGTGCTGGAGATTATCGAGGTAATTGGCGCGGCGCTGCCGGCCTGGAATGCGGCGACGCTGGCGCGCTATTTGGGGGAGAACCCCGCGTATGTGGACACGCTGGAGCGGCGCAGCATCAGCTACTGGAGCTGCTACTACCGCAGGCAATATCCCGTGTGGGACGATTACCCGGGACGCAGGACCATGGCGGCCCTGCGTGCCTTGCAGGCGCTTACGCCTCGATAAAGCGCATCTTGAAGCTGCGGCCCTTGATGTTGCCGAAGTCGCGGCCCAGGGTATTGCCCGCGTTGAGGCGCTTGAAGGCCGCTTCGGCCACCTTGCGGTCCAGCGCCACGTAGGTCATGAACTCGAACACGTTGATCTTGCCCACTTGCTCCTTGGTGAGGCCGGCGTCGCCCGTCAGCGCGCCCAGCAAGTCGCCCGGGCGCAGCTTGTCCTTCTTGCCGCCCATGATGCACAGGGTGACCATCGGCGCCGGCAGCGCCTCCATGCCGTCATCTTCCGCCAGTTCCTTCAGGTCGTGCCATTCGGCGGCGCTGTTCTGGTATTGCTCGATCAGCTTGACCCATTTTTTCTCGTTCGGCGCGCACAGCGACAGGGCCAGGCCCTTCTTGCTGCCGCGGCCCGTGCGGCCGATGCGGTGGATGTGCACTTCCGTGTCCTTCGATACATCGACGTTGATCACGGCGCCCAGGTCGGAAATATCGAGGCCGCGCGCGGCGACGTCGGTGGCCACCAGCACGGAGCAGCTGCGGTTGGCGAACAGCACGAGGATTTCATCGCGCTCGCGCTGTTCCAGCTCGCCGTACAGGGCCAGCGCGGAAAAGCCTTGCTGGCGCAGTTCGTCGGCCAGTTCGCGGCAATGCACCTTGGTGTTGCAGAAGGCCAGCGTGGATTCCGGCTTGAAGTGCTTGAGCAGCTTGCCGACGGCGCCATTGCGCTCGTCAAAGCCGATCTCATAGAAGCGCTGCTCGATCTTGTCGTTGTCGTGCTGCGCCTCGACCGTTACTTCCAGCGGATTGACGAGGAAGGACGCCGTGGCGCGGCGGATGTCTTCCGGATACGTGGCCGAGAACAGCAAGGTCTGGCGGCGCGCCGGGCAGGCGCTGACGATGCCGGCGATTTCCTCGTAAAAGCCCATGTCCGTCATGCGGTCCGCTTCATCGAGCACCAGGGTTTGCACGTGATTCAGGTTGATGGTGCCGCGGCCCAGGTGGTCGCGCAAACGGCCCGGCGTGCCGACGACGATGTGGGCACCGTGCTCCAGCGAGGCGATTTGCGGGCGCATCGGGGCGCCGCCCGTCAGGGTCAGGATCTTGATGTTGCCGGCCGCGCGGGCCAGGCGGCGCAGCTCATTGGCCACCTGGTCTGCCAGTTCGCGCGTGGGGCACAGCACCAGGCCCTGCACGGCAAACCAGGCCGGATTGAGCTTGTGCAGGATGCCGATGCCGAAGGCGGCCGTCTTGCCGCTGCCCGTTTTCGCCTGGGCGATCAGGTCGCGGCCATCGAGCACCGCCGGCAGGCTTTGCGCCTGGATGGTGGTCATCTCGTGGTAGCCGAGCGAGTCCAGGTTGGCCAAAAAGGCGGGCGTCAGCGGCAGGCTGGAAAAGGAAGTGGTAGTGGCATTCATGGGCGGGAACCGGTAAAAAGCGGGTGGATGGGCACAGTCTACAGGCTTACGCCCTTGTGCGGATGGTTGTGGAAGCCGGCGGCAAACGGCCGCCGGCACGGGGTTAATTATCGGGCGCCCAGATGGGCAAGCCGGTCAGATCGAGGCCGGCGTCGCGCGTCCAGACGGGCAGGCCCGTGGCGTCGGTCGGCTCCAGCAACTCAAGCTGCACCTGCTTCAGCGCCACCTTGCGCGCGCGCGTGCGGCGTTGCGGTTCCGGCGCCGGCTCTGGCGCCTCGTGCGCTGGCGGCGGGCCGAAACCGGGCAAGTCGATGGTGGCGTTGTCTTTTTTATCTCTCATTTCTGAACCTCTGGTCCCTGGCCGCGAAAACATGGCGCCGGGGAGCGGGCAAAAAGCTGTCCGCGATGTGAATACTCTGTACGCTTCGTCCACAAAACAAAAGCCCGGCTACTGGAGTCGGGCTCATTGTTGGAACAACCGTCAGGAATACCTGTC is part of the Janthinobacterium sp. 67 genome and harbors:
- a CDS encoding MFS transporter encodes the protein MHILGAVAFVHLLNDLIQALLPSIYPMLKAEFSLSFTQVGLITLTFQCTASLLQPWIGLYTDRRPLPFLLPVGMCFTLAGVLMLSVVSTFPTLLIAAGLIGVGSSTFHPEASRVARMASGGRYGFAQSLFQVGGNVGSALGPLLAAAVIVNRGHGNVAWFGLLAVLAIGVLYKVSHWYSGHLASFKPKTGGHGPNLSRNKVMGALGVLALLVFSKYIYMASLSSYYTFYLIDKFHLSLGDAQLYLFLFLAAVAAGTFMGGPIGDRIGRKRVIWISILGAAPFTLLLPYVDLFWTAVLTVIIGFVISSAFSAIVVFAQELVPGKVGMIAGIFFGLMFGVSGIAAAAMGHLADVAGIAYVYKICSYLPLLGILTVLLPHIEQAKK
- a CDS encoding amidase family protein; translated protein: MSRPVLARATAPASPMAHLLDAGVLPQQQMMQAGKLSSHALTSQYLARIRSLCSIGARAYPGIEINPDALKIALEMDRERQVRKVRGPLHGIPIVLRDNIATGDRMKTRTQAPLAMHASCDSFVAARLRAAGAVIIGKSNLRQWAAVSVPHASASWAGLTILAVDSAADGAIVAPASNCGLVAIKPTGRAAGGQGGEPAIAGPMAPSVREAAWLFAALSGERLADGVVLDAAGLHGRHIGVARSLFGLCAGTDAVIGQALLVLREQGAELVELPCATGPGGIDALLRLHGLDALVGPTCHGVAQPQSDLPHITVPAGVVGGLPVGLSFIGPAHGDMPLIAMAYAYEQATLHRRTPALPSSITLALGRP
- a CDS encoding Ivy family c-type lysozyme inhibitor — encoded protein: MSVRLLLPLFLGAAVALAATPAQARTPKLSLIEQAQSCDGGATCPYFPDVYKADYAFRKAFNVGLKKAGLKRQRWVPDGVASPLKPVEIDGKARLLSSVCEPHNCGHRYSILYDPAARSMTGVYMGSDGKGGVRTVYFGEPSIAEAELLYKN
- a CDS encoding AraC family transcriptional regulator, encoding MYTQALVQTHPDGVPFSRSTSSHDYQHVPRPVTAMSRQYAAGEYTAPHSHVRAQLLYATEGVMRVSTEHGVWMLPPRRALLIPVGIVHEVHILSELSMRTVYIDAQVAAQYGDDCKVLEVSRLLRELILALLAEPVEYALAGRGDWLAHLILSELAAADTVPLAIPWPRDRRLVAVCSAIMDAPGSRRSIEDWAQDAGASARTLIRLFPKETGLHYRQWLQQVHLAEAFCRLDRGEGVAAIAYALGYASPSAFSAMFRRILGRTPQHYLSEWRAAE
- the aqpZ gene encoding aquaporin Z, coding for MKQYGAEFLGTFWLVLGGCGSAVLAAAFPGLGIGFVGVALAFGLTVLTMAYAIGHISGCHLNPAVSIGLWAGGRFPANQLLPYIIAQVLGAIVAGGVLYVIASGQAGFDVSKGFASNGFGAHSPGGYSMLSALVIEIVLTMFFLIVILGATDKRAPAGFAPLPIGLALTLIHLISIPVTNTSVNPARSTGVALYVGDWATSQLWLFWLAPIIGALLGALAYRLIAGEKE
- a CDS encoding GNAT family N-acetyltransferase; this translates as MHAPLHISSERDALDVPMIHRYLSEQSYWKRGVALETVRKGIANALCFGGYVDGQQVAFARVITDYTDFAYLRDVFVLPAFQGRGYGKQMVAAVLDDARLRDVAWMLGTDDAHGLYASFGFAPLEAPQKYMRRPRQEDYQKNS
- the earP gene encoding elongation factor P maturation arginine rhamnosyltransferase EarP; the protein is MPLATDRAPSLAIFCKVVDNYGDIGICWRLARQLSGEHGVAVALWVDDLVSFQRICPAIDVAAEAQQVSGVTIRHWRGQDGVFAPADIADIVIEFFACDIPPGYIAAMAQCSPQPVWLNLEGLTAEEWVEGCHALTSPRHGMIKHFFFPGFTDKTGGLLREAALDERRLAFQSDAAAMAAFLGQFGVTAADMRALKVSLFCYPSAPVAELFAAWQAGSEPITCLVPEGVAFDAVQAFIGDDAAVPGATRTRGALTVRVLPFVPQDDYDRLLWACDVNLVRGEDSFVRAQWAGQPFLWHIYLQDENLHHVKLRAFLQRYAADADGPIDSLVQAALAWNGASADALPWAQLWPALQADLPRIRARAHDWQRQMQANGDLASNLLAFAGATR
- a CDS encoding elongation factor P, whose amino-acid sequence is MKPAKEIRVGNIIMVDSKPMIVLRSDVNGSSRTGFTYKWKMKNLLTNTPMENVFRGDDKFDVVVLDKKPVTYSYFADPLFVFMDTEYNQYEIEEENLGEALNYLKDGMECEAIFYDGKAISVELPTTIARQVVYSEPAVKGNTSGNVLKEAKIENAIDAHRHTVQVPLFVAQDDVIEIDTRTNEYKRVVRN